Proteins encoded in a region of the Diabrotica virgifera virgifera chromosome 4, PGI_DIABVI_V3a genome:
- the LOC114324933 gene encoding protein hunchback: protein MRGGVSDDMTSTCVQGGIRPIGRYQPNMLMEPSSPQSAWQFHPAMPKREPVDHDGRNDSGLASGGEFISSSPGSDNSEHFSASYSSPTSCHTVISTNTYYPTNLRRPSQAQTSIPTHMMYTGDHNPLTPPNSEPMISPKSVLSRNNEGEHQTTLTPCASPEDASVDATDSVNCDGALKKLQATFEKNAFSEGSGDDDTKSDGEAEEYDEQGLRVPKVNSHGKIKTFKCKQCDFVAITKLVFWEHTKLHIKADKLLKCPKCPFVTEYKHHLEYHLRNHYGSKPFKCNQCSYSCVNKSMLNSHLKSHSNIYQYRCSDCSYATKYCHSLKLHLRKYSHKPAMVLNPDGTPNPLPIIDVYGTRRGPKMKSEQKSSEEMSPKPEQVLPFPFNQFLPQMQLPFPGFPLFGGFPGGIPNPLLLQNLEKLARERRESMNSSERFSPAQSEQMDTDAGVLDLSKPDDSSQTNRRKDSAYKLSTGDNSSDEEDDEATTTMFGNVEVVENKELEDTSSGKQTPTSAKKDDYSCQYCQINFGDPVLYTMHMGYHGYKNPFICNMCGEECNDKVSFFLHIARNPHS from the coding sequence AAACGAGAACCCGTCGATCATGATGGCAGAAATGACTCCGGCTTAGCATCTGGAGGTGAATTTATTTCATCTTCACCAGGAAGTGACAATAGTGAACACTTCAGCGCTTCCTATTCATCTCCAACCAGTTGCCATACAGTAATTTCTACTAATACTTATTATCCCACCAATCTAAGAAGACCTTCACAGGCGCAGACGAGTATTCCAACGCACATGATGTACACCGGCGATCACAACCCCTTAACTCCCCCGAATTCGGAACCTATGATTTCGCCCAAAAGCGTGTTATCAAGAAACAACGAAGGTGAACATCAAACTACTCTGACGCCTTGTGCGTCTCCTGAGGATGCTTCTGTTGATGCTACAGACAGCGTTAATTGCGAcggtgctttaaaaaaattacaagcgacttttgaaaaaaatgcttttagTGAAGGTTCTGGGGATGACGATACCAAATCTGATGGAGAGGCAGAAGAATACGACGAACAAGGACTAAGAGTTCCAAAAGTTAACTCTCATGgaaaaattaaaactttcaaGTGTAAGCAATGTGATTTTGTGGCCATTACTAAACTAGTCTTCTGGGAACATACCAAGTTACATATTAAAGCTGACAAACTCCTTAAATGCCCCAAGTGTCCTTTTGTCACCGAATATAAGCACCATTTAGAATATCACCTTAGAAATCATTATGGTTCAAAACCATTTAAATGTAACCAGTGTAGTTACTCTTGTGTAAACAAATCAATGCTTAATTCACATTTAAAATCTCACTCTAATATTTACCAATACCGCTGTTCTGACTGCAGTTATGCCACAAAATATTGTCATTCGCTGAAATTGCATCTTAGAAAATACTCGCACAAACCTGCTATGGTACTAAACCCAGATGGAACACCAAATCCGTTGCCCATAATCGATGTTTATGGTACAAGGAGAGGACCAAAGATGAAGTCAGAACAAAAATCATCTGAGGAAATGTCTCCGAAACCCGAACAAGTTCTACCATTCCCATTTAACCAGTTTCTACCCCAAATGCAGTTACCATTCCCAGGATTTCCATTATTTGGAGGTTTTCCAGGTGGCATTCCAAATCCTTTGTTATTGCAAAACTTGGAAAAACTAGCCCGAGAAAGGCGTGAATCCATGAACTCTTCAGAACGTTTTTCTCCCGCACAATCAGAACAAATGGATACCGATGCAGGCGTTCTTGATCTCAGTAAACCAGATGACTCTTCCCAGACAAACCGACGAAAAGATTCAGCTTACAAACTTTCAACTGGTGATAATTCTTCAGATGAAGAAGACGATGAGGCAACTACAACAATGTTCGGTAATGTTGAAGTTGTTGAAAATAAAGAACTAGAAGATACTTCATCGGGGAAACAGACACCAACTAGTGCTAAAAAGGATGACTACTCGTGCCAATACTGTCAGATAAATTTCGGGGACCCCGTTTTGTATACTATGCATATGGGTTACCACGGATACAAGAATCCATTTATTTGCAACATGTGCGGTGAGGAATGTAATGATAAAGTGTCTTTCTTCTTGCACATTGCACGAAATCCTCATTCTTAA